A genomic window from Ananas comosus cultivar F153 linkage group 22, ASM154086v1, whole genome shotgun sequence includes:
- the LOC109727159 gene encoding uncharacterized protein LOC109727159 isoform X2, which translates to MLADGLLAYKRFSLPMPVYGVPVENAEGTIRVYTEVELAREGTVTEAVRCWSSPSANIDEAEEDAARRSVGKLHDEFSFDVRDFNSEAKKCFEDLYARLSIDHGMIKKKYKQLKNDYKLLWGYYNDLLAEKERYVTERGGLKQLIVQCGDLLDCPTAVAVNQNNNVDDSDEDPVPPPGYES; encoded by the exons ATGTTGGCCGATGGTTTACTAGCTTATAAG CGCTTTTCTCTGCCGATGCCAGTGTATGGTGTCCCGGTTGAGAATGCAGAAGGGACAATTAGAGTTTATACTGAGGTTGAATTGGCTAGGGAAGGTACTGTGACAGAAGCTGTGAGATGTTGGAGTTCGCCGTCTGCTAATATTGATGAGGCTGAAGAAGATGCTGCGCGACGGTCTGTTGGAAAGTTGCATGATGAGTTTTCTTTTGATGTTAGGGACTTTAATTCGGAAGCTAAAAAATGCTTCGAAGATTTGTATGCGCGGCTTTCCATAGATCATGGGAtgattaagaaaaaatataagcaGTTGAAAAATGACTATAAGCTTCTTTGGGGGTACTACAATGACCTTTTGGCTGAAAAGGAGCGCTATGTTACTGAGCGCGGTGGGCTCAAACAGCTGATTGTCCAGTGTGGTGATCTGCTTGATTGCCCAACTGCTGTCGCGGTGAATCAGAATAATAATGTTGACGATTCAGATGAGGATCCTGTGCCGCCACCTGGTTATGAAAGTTGA
- the LOC109727401 gene encoding uncharacterized protein LOC109727401 — MQWYWTITRRWISTPVQQPPLAYQLRGHVERVLVDIVQRSYYTIRRVLPDISGGGVLTTLSQVADQMEAVLETLPTLPHYVPPGPADYGGASMSGHAPVYSPPRPSSPIEEPPYADVTDPAPAPVPQDPARAGDIVYFRHRRRSRSIRTDQPSSLAPPRPDILPTHATAVIEPVIDGAAIEHLDQLEILEPFDEHNVGRGRGRGRRRGRGGRGRRT, encoded by the exons atgcagtggtattggaCGATCACCAGGAGGTGGATCTCTACACCTGTACAGCAGCCACCACTCGCGTATCAGCTACGTGGGCACGTCGAGAGAGTATTG GTCGATATCGTGCAGAGATCATATTATACGATCAGACGTGTCCTGCCCGATATTTCAGGAGGTGGAGTCTTAACTACCCTATCACAGGTCGCCGATCAGATGGAAGCAGTTTTGGAGACTTTACCTACGCTTCCACACTATGTACCTCCAGGACCAGCAGACTATGGTGGAGCATCGATGTCCGGCCATGCACCCGTATATAGTCCACCGAGGCCATCATCACCTATAGAGGAGCCACCTTATGCTGATGTTACGGACCCGGCACCAGCACCAGTACCGCAGGATCCAGCTCGAGCAGgtgatattgtttattttaggcATCGACGGCGATCGAGGTCGATCCGTACAGATCAGCCCTCCTCTTTAGCTCCTCCACGGCCAGACATACTACCGACACATGCTACTGCTGTGATTGAGCCGGTTATTGATGGTGCTGCTATAGAGCATCTAGACCAGTTGGAGATCTTGGAGCCTTTTGATGAGCATAATGTTGGTCGTGGTCGCGGACGTGGTAGGCGACGTGGTCGAGGAGGTCGAGGGAGGAgaacatga
- the LOC109727399 gene encoding uncharacterized protein LOC109727399 isoform X2, which yields MKPKGKRSSSTKDYTEYGKREAVRQLQLIKALYTMDFIHFGMPLDEIIEKLKEHKVISTSNVGLEGSVNQRFSRLLCVRQREAYYRLLEKLVSFSPYIQWDDECDEKLEWLNENGHLPSLCGDEFCDILCFMERRFHPLIREGHKDVLLAVIKRRSIGARREVEQGFERYGCLLTTHSDFIENYIEERKHASKRLECLQSIHLGGFGLTWKMEPEDESRRRQKEYLIDGELVVGTVFEIFGWTMDRY from the exons ATGAAGCCGAAGGGGAAGAGATCGTCATCGACGAAG GATTATACTGAATATGGGAAACGAGAGGCTGTTAGACAATTGCAGCTTATAAAAGCATTATATACCATGGATTTTATACAT TTTGGCATGCCTTTGGACGAAATTATTGAAAAGTTGAAGGAACATAAAGTGATCTCAACAAGTAATGTGGGACTTGAAGGGTCTGTAAAT CAAAGGTTCTCCAGGTTGCTGTGCGTGAGGCAGCGTGAAGCGTATTACCGCCTTCTGGAAAAACTAGTTAGTTTTTCTCCATATATTCAG TGGGATGATGAATGCGATGAGAAACTGGAATGGCTTAATGAGAACGGTCATCTTCCTTCTCTCTGTGGTGAT GAGTTTTGTGATATACTGTGTTTCATGGAGCGGAGGTTCCATCCCCTCATACGTGAG GGCCACAAGGATGTCTTATTAGCTGTAATCAAACGAAGATCTATAGGAGCACGGCGGGAGGTGGAACAG GGATTTGAGCGTTATGGCTGTCTACTCACTACTCATAGCGATTTTATTGAAAACTATATTGAGGAACGCAAGCACGCTTCGAAG CGGTTGGAGTGTCTACAATCTATACACTTAGGGGGTTTTGGTTTAACATGGAAAATGGAACCAGAAGACGAATCACGACGAAGACAAAAGGAATATCTAATTGATGGGGAACTCGTCGTCGGAACCGTATTCGAAATATTTGGTTGGACAATGGACCGGTACTAG
- the LOC109727159 gene encoding uncharacterized protein LOC109727159 isoform X1, protein MTSIVVTICFRELLRDVCQRFSLPMPVYGVPVENAEGTIRVYTEVELAREGTVTEAVRCWSSPSANIDEAEEDAARRSVGKLHDEFSFDVRDFNSEAKKCFEDLYARLSIDHGMIKKKYKQLKNDYKLLWGYYNDLLAEKERYVTERGGLKQLIVQCGDLLDCPTAVAVNQNNNVDDSDEDPVPPPGYES, encoded by the coding sequence ATGACATCGATAGTTGTTACGATTTGTTTCCGTGAATTACTCCGTGATGTATGCCAGCGCTTTTCTCTGCCGATGCCAGTGTATGGTGTCCCGGTTGAGAATGCAGAAGGGACAATTAGAGTTTATACTGAGGTTGAATTGGCTAGGGAAGGTACTGTGACAGAAGCTGTGAGATGTTGGAGTTCGCCGTCTGCTAATATTGATGAGGCTGAAGAAGATGCTGCGCGACGGTCTGTTGGAAAGTTGCATGATGAGTTTTCTTTTGATGTTAGGGACTTTAATTCGGAAGCTAAAAAATGCTTCGAAGATTTGTATGCGCGGCTTTCCATAGATCATGGGAtgattaagaaaaaatataagcaGTTGAAAAATGACTATAAGCTTCTTTGGGGGTACTACAATGACCTTTTGGCTGAAAAGGAGCGCTATGTTACTGAGCGCGGTGGGCTCAAACAGCTGATTGTCCAGTGTGGTGATCTGCTTGATTGCCCAACTGCTGTCGCGGTGAATCAGAATAATAATGTTGACGATTCAGATGAGGATCCTGTGCCGCCACCTGGTTATGAAAGTTGA
- the LOC109727399 gene encoding uncharacterized protein LOC109727399 isoform X1: protein MDVDPSLAYRDYTEYGKREAVRQLQLIKALYTMDFIHFGMPLDEIIEKLKEHKVISTSNVGLEGSVNQRFSRLLCVRQREAYYRLLEKLVSFSPYIQWDDECDEKLEWLNENGHLPSLCVISFFFWKEFCDILCFMERRFHPLIREGHKDVLLAVIKRRSIGARREVEQGFERYGCLLTTHSDFIENYIEERKHASKRLECLQSIHLGGFGLTWKMEPEDESRRRQKEYLIDGELVVGTVFEIFGWTMDRY from the exons ATGGATGTTGATCCCAGCCTGGCTTATCGA GATTATACTGAATATGGGAAACGAGAGGCTGTTAGACAATTGCAGCTTATAAAAGCATTATATACCATGGATTTTATACAT TTTGGCATGCCTTTGGACGAAATTATTGAAAAGTTGAAGGAACATAAAGTGATCTCAACAAGTAATGTGGGACTTGAAGGGTCTGTAAAT CAAAGGTTCTCCAGGTTGCTGTGCGTGAGGCAGCGTGAAGCGTATTACCGCCTTCTGGAAAAACTAGTTAGTTTTTCTCCATATATTCAG TGGGATGATGAATGCGATGAGAAACTGGAATGGCTTAATGAGAACGGTCATCTTCCTTCTCTCTGTG taatttcattctttttctgGAAGGAGTTTTGTGATATACTGTGTTTCATGGAGCGGAGGTTCCATCCCCTCATACGTGAG GGCCACAAGGATGTCTTATTAGCTGTAATCAAACGAAGATCTATAGGAGCACGGCGGGAGGTGGAACAG GGATTTGAGCGTTATGGCTGTCTACTCACTACTCATAGCGATTTTATTGAAAACTATATTGAGGAACGCAAGCACGCTTCGAAG CGGTTGGAGTGTCTACAATCTATACACTTAGGGGGTTTTGGTTTAACATGGAAAATGGAACCAGAAGACGAATCACGACGAAGACAAAAGGAATATCTAATTGATGGGGAACTCGTCGTCGGAACCGTATTCGAAATATTTGGTTGGACAATGGACCGGTACTAG